From the genome of Candidatus Endomicrobium procryptotermitis:
AATACAGCTCCTTCACCTCTTTTAATTACGCATGGATAAAGTGTGCGAACGGCATTTAAAACGGCCGCTTTTTTTCTTTTTAGTACGGCTTTAGCTTTAGGACCGGGTATCTCAGAAGTAATTATTTTTGGAAGCTGCACACTTAACATTTATTTCTCCATATTAATATTTTTTAGTTTTGCAGTTTGAAGCGAACTCGCAAAACATTTCCGTTATGGTCATAACTTATAATCTTGAACTTTCCCCTTTGCGCTATCTCAGAAGTGTTTGAAACGTGCCTGCCTATGCACGGACACACGTCATAATTGCCTACTTTGACAATTCTCAGAGTTTCCCCCGCTTCTTGCGGAAGTCTTGACAAATCAAACAATTCACAAGCTTTCTGTCTTGAAATAATTTCTGCAGTTACTGTCATATTCTTCGATATAATTTCATTGACTCTCTTTTCGACTTCAGCCATTTCTACATCCGAAGGAGATTTTTCCATTCTATAATCACATTTACTTTTTTTGCGTTCGATATGAGCGCTAAAACAACGTCCACAGCCGAAAACTCTTACCATGGTCTGATTAAGTATATGTTCAGTTGTATGCATAGGTCCATCGTCTTCTTTTATTCTTTGGTTTAAATCAGCTTTATTTGACATATTTGCCTCGTTAAATAAATTCTGTACCGCATCGGCGCTTACTCCCCGAATGACAAAATATTTTTATACATATACGGTATTCTATCCCTGAAAATCCCCCACGATCGCCTGAAATCGTTTATTTCATCAATATCAAATTCGGAAATTATATAACCTTCTTCTTTTTCTCCGAGCTGTTTGACTATTTCACCGGTCATTCCTGCAATAAAAGACAAACCATAAAAAGTCATAGATAAGTCACCTTCTTTCTGCGTTCCTATTCTGTTTGAAACAACTAAAGGCATTATATTTGCAGCCGCATGTCCCTGTATAACCCTTTGCCAGTGAAGCCGGCTGTCCGTGTTAAGAACAGGCTCGCTGCCTATTGTTGAAGGATATAGCAAAATTTCCGCGCCCTGCAAAGCCATACAGCGAGCGCTTTCGCAGAACCATTGGTCCCAGCAGATTCCAACTCCTATTTTTGCAAATTTCGTATCCCAGACTTTAAAACCAGTATTGCCAGGTGTAAAATAAAATTTTTCCTCATAGCAATGTCCGTCTGGAATATGAGTTTTTCTATAAATTCCCAAAACCGACCCATCGGAATCTATAACCGCCACGCTGTTAAAAGCCGTATTATTG
Proteins encoded in this window:
- the aguB gene encoding N-carbamoylputrescine amidase → MRKVIVAATQMSCSWDLDKNISKAEKLVKASVESGANIILLQELFETPYFCQTQKYEYLKLAKTLEESRVVNHFKQIAKNAGVVLPISFFEKCNNTAFNSVAVIDSDGSVLGIYRKTHIPDGHCYEEKFYFTPGNTGFKVWDTKFAKIGVGICWDQWFCESARCMALQGAEILLYPSTIGSEPVLNTDSRLHWQRVIQGHAAANIMPLVVSNRIGTQKEGDLSMTFYGLSFIAGMTGEIVKQLGEKEEGYIISEFDIDEINDFRRSWGIFRDRIPYMYKNILSFGE